From Xiphophorus hellerii strain 12219 chromosome 20, Xiphophorus_hellerii-4.1, whole genome shotgun sequence, the proteins below share one genomic window:
- the fmoda gene encoding fibromodulin a — MRLETVILLSALLPLCLSHGWDPLAWLFHRHSQTQQVGFLRADTVGGACPDECDCPPTFPIAMYCDGRGLTAIPSIPSRIKYLYLQNNAISAVPDSALVNATNLVWLMLHHNQLTSDAIGKEVFLKLVGLERLFLHHNNLTSVPPNLPRSLRDLRIDHNRIEKVIPTDLEGMDNLTILHLHDNAVTDMTTSLKALKSLTLLDISNNKLIKVPDALPEHLHQFYMEFNSIDSLPEDFLGGLAQLQYIRMSHNLLKDKGIPSNTFNVTGLVELDLSYNKLERIPTVSTTLQHLYLQANQIKEFSLGSFCSVVDVTNFSRLQTLRLDGNEISQEDIPSESALCLRWASSIQI; from the exons ATGCGTCTGGAGACTGTAATCCTCCTGTCTGCCCTGCTTCCACTCTGTCTCTCTCATGGATGGGACCCTCTAGCCTGGCTGTTTCACCGCCACAGCCAAACACAACAGGTTGGCTTCCTGCGGGCAGACACAGTGGGAGGGGCGTGTCCTGATGAGTGCGACTGCCCGCCAACATTCCCCATAGCCATGTACTGTGATGGACGGGGCCTGACTGCTATTCCATCCATTCCCTCCCGCATCAAGTACCTGTACCTCCAAAACAACGCCATCTCAGCTGTGCCTGACTCAGCTCTGGTCAACGCAACAAATCTAGTGTGGCTCATGTTGCATCACAATCAGTTGACGTCTGATGCTATTGGAAAGGAG GTATTTTTAAAGCTGGTAGGACTGGAGCGTTTGTTTCTACACCACAATAACTTGACCAGCGTTCCACCAAACCTTCCTCGCTCGCTGCGGGACTTAAGGATTGACCACAACAGGATTGAAAAG GTAATCCCAACAGACCTTGAAGGAATGGATAACCTCACTATCCTGCATCTTCATGACAATGCTGTTACAGACATGACTACATCACTGAAGGCTCTAAAATCCCTCACACTACTTGACATCAGCAACAACAAGCTAATAAAG GTCCCAGATGCTCTTCCTGAACATTTGCACCAGTTCTACATGGAGTTTAACTCCATTGACTCTCTGCCCGAGGATTTCCTGGGGGGATTAGCTCAGCTGCAGTATATAAGGATGTCTCACAATCTGCTGAAAGACAAAGGCATCCCATCCAACACCTTCAATGTAACCGGACTGGTGGAgctggacctgagctacaacaaaCTGGAGAGAATCCCTACTGTCAGCACCACGCTGCAGCATCTCTACCTGCAAGCCAATCAGATCAAAG AGTTCTCCCTGGGAAGTTTCTGCTCCGTTGTGGACGTGACAAATTTCTCCAGACTGCAGACGCTGCGACTGGATGGGAACGAGATCAGTCAGGAGGACATCCCGTCAGAGTCTGCTCTCTGTCTGCGTTGGGCTTCCAGCATCCAGATCTAA